In Struthio camelus isolate bStrCam1 chromosome 3, bStrCam1.hap1, whole genome shotgun sequence, the DNA window TAGTGCTGAGGTTACCTGTTAGTCATTACAGCTGCACCCGGCATCAGCCGAGCACCAACACCCACAGCAGCGTTTAGTCAAAAGTTGTGCCAAATCCCTGGGAGGAATTTTACTAACGATGCCATGTTACAGAATCAAAACAAAGTCCGGCAGAAGACTATGTTTAAGTGCACTTCATTTGAACCAAATGAACCGGCGCTAACATTTTTTTGGACTCCAGCAGCTTTAAGATGGGTGTCACATTCAAATGGCTGTCACCGAACTAAGCGTTCATCACACAAACCTGAATTTTcagaggatggggggggggaaaaaaacccacgaaattaaaaaaaagaaagaaagaaagaaagaaagaaaaaaacagccacaCACACTAGTCGTGACTACAAGTTAGTCTTCCTTAGCTGGGCCCGGTGTTTTTACCGGTGCGTCCCCCAACCCTTGCACTGCCCGAGCGGCTGGCACGGCCGGCGGGCTCCCCTCCGCCATGGCGGCCGCCAACCGCGCGGCCGTTACacggcgccgcctccccgccccccgcgcggccgTTAGCGCCCCCGCTCCCtgagcggccgcggccgcccgcgcccctccCCAGCCGGCCgcagggcccggccccgccgccgcccgcccgcccgcgcctcgcctcgccccggcgGAGAGCGGGCAgcccgccgggcgcccggccgcgaAGGGAAAAGCCCAGCGCGGCCGCCGAAAGCCGCCTGgcaggcggcgcccggccgcggccccgccgctccgcccgccAGGCCGCGGCGCCGGCCTGCGCCCCGCCCCGCTCACCATCTCCTTGCGGAGCAGGGCCAGCGCCGCGTCCAGGTTGGGAGGCTTGGGCGGCCGCGgcgagccccggccgccgccgctcagctCGTCCTGGATGCGGGATTTCTGCGCGTAGAGCCGCTCCAGGTCCCGCCAGCGCccgccctggccgccgccgccgccggaggacgAGGAGTTGAGCAGCCCGCTCAGGCTCTTGGGCAGCGGCGGTaaccccgagccgccgccgggccccagcagccccgagccGCTCATGCTgctgcggcagcggcggcggcgaccgAGGGAAGgagccgcctgcgccccgctgcgGGAGGCGCCGCCCGGAGCCCGCCCCGCCTCCGGGCTGcgggcggggcagggccgggccgggccgggccgggccggcctgggggcggcgggcgccccccggAGCGCCTTCTGCCGCCGCGGCGGTGTCGTTTCCCTCCTCTCACACGCAGAGG includes these proteins:
- the FAM89A gene encoding protein FAM89A, yielding MSGSGLLGPGGGSGLPPLPKSLSGLLNSSSSGGGGGQGGRWRDLERLYAQKSRIQDELSGGGRGSPRPPKPPNLDAALALLRKEMVGLRQLDMSLLCQLYSLYESIQEYKGACQADSNADCTYALENGFFDEEEEYF